The following nucleotide sequence is from Streptomyces sp. NBC_00237.
CTGCACATAGGGAGAGTTGGCTGAGACGCGCATCGCCTCGCGGAGGTCGATGTTGCCGTAGGACTCCTGACCGTCGTTGGTCTGGAGCCACTCCAGGCCCTTCTCGTTCTGCCAGACGTCCCCGTTGTACTGCTTGATCTTCAGCTTGTTGTCGCCGTTGTACACGCTCTTCGGGGAGACCGGGGTGCGCAGGGAACCGCCCTGCTCCTTGGGTCCTTCCGGGTCGCGCTTGCCGTGCTGCATGGCAGCGGCCAGCACAAACGGCTTGAAGGTCGAGCCGACCTGGGCACCCGTCTGGTCAGCGTTGTTGGTGAAGTGCTTCGTCGCGTCGTTGCCGCCGTAGACGGCGACGATCGCCCCGTTCTTGGGGTCGACCGAGGCACCGCCGAACTGGACGTGGGTGTCGGTCTTGGGGCGGTCACCGGGCTTGATCTTCTTGTCGTAGACCTTCTTCACGGCCTTCTCCAGCCGTGCCACCTTGTCCTTGTTGAAGGTGGTGTAGATCCGATATCCGCCCTCGGACAGCTTCTTGGCGTCGATGCCCCGGTCGTTGTTGTTGATGAAGTTGGCCTTGGCCAAGTCGACCAAGTAGCCGATCTGGCCGCTCAGCTGGGCGTTCTTCTTGGGCTGCTTGACCTTCGGGAAGGTCGGATACTTGGCCCGCTCCGCCTTGGTGAGGTGCCCGTCATTCACCTCTTCGTTCAGGATCCAACCCCACCGCTCCTCGGCTCGCTTGCGGTTCTTCTCCGGGGTGGCCTCCGGGTCAATGGCCTCGGCACCCGCCGGGTCGAAGTACGTCGCACCCTTGAGTACGGCGGCCAGGAAGGCACACTCGCTCGGGTTGAGCTTGTCGGCGTCCTTGTCGAAGTACGCGCGGGAAGCGGCCTGAAGCCCGTAGGCGCCCCGCCCGTAGTACGAGACATTGAGGTAGCCGGCCATGATCTTCTCTTTGTCGACCTCGCTCCCCACCTTGATGGAGATCAGGAGTTCCTTGACCTTGCGGCCCAGGGTCTGCTCCTGGCCGAGCATCGAGTTCTTGACGTACTGCTGGGTGATCGTCGACCCGCCCTGGGTGTTCCCGCCCTTGGCCATGTTGACGACGGCACGCAGGATGCCCATGGGGTCGACGCCCGGGTCCTCGTTGAAGGACTTGTTCTCCGCAGAGATCACCGCGGTTCGCATGGCCGCAGGGATCTCGTCGTAGGCCAGTTCCTGGCGGTTGAACTCACCACCGGTGGCGACCATCTGCTTGCCGTCGTCCCAGTAGTACACGTTGTTCTGCGCCTTGGCGGCCGCGTGCACCTCCGGCATGCCCACCATGGCGTACGCGATGCTGCCCGCCGCCATGACCGCACCGACGAAGCCGATGCACAGCCCCGTCACCTGCTTCCACGACGGGACGAACCGCTGCCACCCGTACTTCGTGGACCGCGGGTAATCGATGAACCTCTTCTTCCTCGGCGGCTGCCCGCCCCTTCCACGGCCGGGACCCTCGTGGTCGCCCCGGCCGCCTCCACCTCCACGGCGGCCACCGCCGCCGCCTCCGCCCCGCTGGGCGGCCCTGCGGGCTTCGGCCCTTCCTCCGTACTGCGGTTCCTGCCCGTACGCACCAGACGGCGACCCGACGGCAGAGCCACGGGACGGCGGGGCCGCGCGGCGGCCTGAAGGTTGCTGGGCGGCTTTCCTGGCCGCGGCACGACCGCCACCTTGCGGCTGCGGAGGCTTGCGACGGTGCTCGCTCATCGAACGACTACTCCTCGGGCAGGCGAGTTCGCCTGGAAGCGGCAGCTGAGTTCCGGTCCCCCCCGAAATGCGAACGAGCCTTCCCACAGGCTCGTTCTTGCTCCTCCCGGAAACACGACGCCCCCTTGCGTCACGCGGCTCCCGGTGTTTTGCATGCCGCACAGACTACGCACGCTCAAAACCGCCTCAGTGCCGATGTTCACCCCAAATCAGGCAAGTTGCTTCCCACGAATTGATGATGTGACGCCGTTCACCATGACTGGCCTTGTCGCAAGCGGACGGCCGTTCTATCGTCTGGATGTATCGACTCGATACATCGGCCCGGCATAAGTTCGGCATAAGTGCAGGACAGCGGCTGGGACTTCACGGCAGCGACAGGGAGGCGAAGGGTGAGCAGACGCTCCGGCATCCTCGAATTCGCCGTACTCGGTCTGCTCCGCGAGTCCCCGATGCACGGGTACGAACTGCGCAAGAGGCTCAACACCTCGCTGGGCGTCTTCCGTGCCTTCAGCTACGGCACGCTCTACCCGTGCCTCAAGTCGCTGGTCGCGCACGGCTGGTTGATCGAGGAGCCGGGCAGCGCCCCCGAGGACGCGCTCGCCGCCACGCTCGCCGGACGACGGGCCAAGATCGTCTACCGGCTTACGGCGGAGGGCAAGGAGCACTTCGAGGAGCTGCTCTCCCACACCGGCCCCGACTCCTGGGAGGACGAGCACTTCGCAGCTCGCTTCGCCTTCTTCGGGCAGACGGAGCGTGAGGTGCGGATGCGCGTCCTCGAAGGGCGCCGCAGCCGTCTTGAGGAGCGCCTGGAGAAGATGCGGGCCTCGCTGGCCCGCACCCGGGAGCGCCTGGACGACTACACCCTCGAACTCCAGCGGCACGGAATGGAGTCCGTGGAGCGCGAGGTGCGCTGGCTGAACGAGCTCATCGAGAGCGAGCGCGTGGGCCGGGACCAACTCCGGTCCGAGGACGTCGGCACAGCCGGCGTTGACCGCACGGTCGACGACGGACGAATGGTCAGTGACGACTGCTCGGCCGACGACCGCACATCAGGTGACAAGGGCGGCCTGCCCCGGCACAGGGGTACCACCCCGCCGGATACGCCCGACGACACCGCCAACTGAGGTCCTGCACTCCGCAGGTCTCGTACAGAACACACAGGGAGCAACCG
It contains:
- a CDS encoding transglycosylase domain-containing protein, which gives rise to MTGLCIGFVGAVMAAGSIAYAMVGMPEVHAAAKAQNNVYYWDDGKQMVATGGEFNRQELAYDEIPAAMRTAVISAENKSFNEDPGVDPMGILRAVVNMAKGGNTQGGSTITQQYVKNSMLGQEQTLGRKVKELLISIKVGSEVDKEKIMAGYLNVSYYGRGAYGLQAASRAYFDKDADKLNPSECAFLAAVLKGATYFDPAGAEAIDPEATPEKNRKRAEERWGWILNEEVNDGHLTKAERAKYPTFPKVKQPKKNAQLSGQIGYLVDLAKANFINNNDRGIDAKKLSEGGYRIYTTFNKDKVARLEKAVKKVYDKKIKPGDRPKTDTHVQFGGASVDPKNGAIVAVYGGNDATKHFTNNADQTGAQVGSTFKPFVLAAAMQHGKRDPEGPKEQGGSLRTPVSPKSVYNGDNKLKIKQYNGDVWQNEKGLEWLQTNDGQESYGNIDLREAMRVSANSPYVQLGMDVGIKQVRETAKAAGLLDSSLAKGENPSFSIGISDPSAIRMAGAYATFAASGEQNEPYSVKEVKYKGQPFWKHEKKSKSGAIPANVANNVTEVLKNVVEKGTGSNARIPGREVAGKTGTTDGNKSAWFVGYTPELSTAIDMYRLDDNAENKNRAFLEMFGTGGEEKIHGASFPSQIWHDYMVGEKDTGSKFPVPEPIGETVWGGGAKSPEPTPTEVAEESPEESAPAETTPPVSPPAQTKPPKPPGQGGEECDIWDWECKQGQDGGGNNTGNNNGGADGGGDPGRPPEETQPPGGDISGQDGGNGNGNGGNGNGGIFG
- a CDS encoding PadR family transcriptional regulator; the protein is MSRRSGILEFAVLGLLRESPMHGYELRKRLNTSLGVFRAFSYGTLYPCLKSLVAHGWLIEEPGSAPEDALAATLAGRRAKIVYRLTAEGKEHFEELLSHTGPDSWEDEHFAARFAFFGQTEREVRMRVLEGRRSRLEERLEKMRASLARTRERLDDYTLELQRHGMESVEREVRWLNELIESERVGRDQLRSEDVGTAGVDRTVDDGRMVSDDCSADDRTSGDKGGLPRHRGTTPPDTPDDTAN